In Oncorhynchus masou masou isolate Uvic2021 chromosome 28, UVic_Omas_1.1, whole genome shotgun sequence, the DNA window CCAAACTTACATAAAAAACAACAGTCCAACTTTCACACCATCCTTAGTAGTTAACAAAGGCCTTAAGTCATCTAGATATGTGTATTAACCTACCAGCTGCTTTGTTGATCTGTTCTGTTTTCTGTCCTTCGGAGGCCAGGATCTGAGCTTGCTTGCGACCCTCAGCAACGTTTATGGCTGCTTCCTTGTGACCTTCAGACTCCAGCACAGTGGCTCTCTTCTTACGCTCTGCCTCCACCTACGGAAGGCAGTCAGAAAGGATGTAAACATGCAAAACTGATAGGCTAAGTCTTAATAATGTGCAATGTATCACTAATCTATAAATAAGATCATGTTCAGAAATAGTTTGCGATTCAAGACCTGTCTCCCAGTTGGCAGCAGTGCCAGCCCCTCTCACCTGCATCTGCATGGACTCTTTGACACGTGGTGGAACATGTATATCCTTGATTTCATAACGAAGGCAACGGATTCCCCAATCATCTGACGCCTGGTTGATGGAGTGGACTATGTTGGTATTAAGGGTCTCTCTTTCCtagagaaatagagaaatataAAACAAGGAAATTAGGttaaaaaatattacaaacaATTTGTATAAAAGAACCGAGACTCACCCTGAATACTTTGTCCAGGGTCAGTTTCCCCAGCTCTGACCGCATGGTGGTCTGGGCAAGTTGGGTGACAGCATACTCTGGGTCCTCAACTCCATAGCTGGCCTGGAAGTAAGTACATCTTGTAATCAATATCTACAAACAAAGCAAAAACTTCCATGAACAACAACCTCAAGAAATTATGGACTTCACAAACGTACCTTAAAAGGATCCAATATCCTAAGATAGAGGACTCCATCTATCTGTAGTGTCACATTATCTGTGGATGTAATCAGATATCAGTAAATTCCGAGACAAGGACTGACTGAGAATAATGAAGACTGGCTTACAGTGAAGACAACAGTGACAGTTGTCACTCACCTAAAGAGACCGCAGACTGCTCTGGGACATCAATAACTATCTCTTTAAGACTTTGCACATAACGGATTTTGTCCAGTATTGGTATTAGGAAATTCAAGCCCTACAGAATATCCAGAAAAGTGAAAGACAAATTAGTAAATTGATCATTTTTATGCATTCGGGATATAAACTGTGAAATAGTGTGAAAGTAATTAAGGGTGCAGATCACTGGCTAATTGGAAAACAATGGTTAAATTACCGGCTCTAAGATGCGATGGAAGCGGCCCATCCTTTCCACAACCCAGGATTCTTGTTGTGGTACAAACAGAACCACAGTGTTCATGGGCAGACTGGACGCCCATCGCTGCTGGGCTTGTGTCACCCACAACGCTGGGACTGTGGGCACTGTTCTCTGGGAATGCTGGAGGGAAACAATAAAAATCACCATCAATGTACATTACACATTGTTGCATCAGAAGGTTACTCCATGAGAGTTGCAACttcagaatcacctttattcaCCAAGTACATTTACACACTCAGAATTGTACTTGGTGATAgtgtgctgctagtgatagacaacatttaGAGACAACATTAAGAGACAGAATTTACAGTGTTTACATACATTATATACAAATAGGTAGAGAGAACATAGAGCTATAAGAGAATGAGTAGTGGctatacagatatacagtggaTGTACAAATGTACTGTCAATATAAATATTTCCAAAAGTAGAG includes these proteins:
- the stoml2 gene encoding stomatin-like protein 2, mitochondrial, with the protein product MFRTLCRTGGALLMHSQRTVPTVPALWVTQAQQRWASSLPMNTVVLFVPQQESWVVERMGRFHRILEPGLNFLIPILDKIRYVQSLKEIVIDVPEQSAVSLDNVTLQIDGVLYLRILDPFKASYGVEDPEYAVTQLAQTTMRSELGKLTLDKVFRERETLNTNIVHSINQASDDWGIRCLRYEIKDIHVPPRVKESMQMQVEAERKKRATVLESEGHKEAAINVAEGRKQAQILASEGQKTEQINKAAGEANAVLAKAEAKAKAIRLLSDALAEQNGNAAASLSVAEQYVSAFSNLAKESNTILLPSNSGDISGMVTQAMTIYGSLAKQSSKKLESVSPEWAMEKSEELVPPAQ